In Rhizophagus irregularis chromosome 12, complete sequence, a single window of DNA contains:
- a CDS encoding small nuclear ribonucleoprotein Sm D3 produces MSIGVPIKLLHEAQGHVVTLELNNGTVYRGKLSEAEDNMNVQLREITVTARDGRVSQLDQVYIRGSHVRFFIVPDMLKNAPMFKKIGPNAMKGRGIGMGRGKATVARAQARGGRGRAGFRGVTRGRGRSQ; encoded by the exons ATGTCTATTGGGGTACCTATTAAATTACTTCATGAAGCTCAGGGACACGTCGTAACATTAGAATTAAACAATGGAACGGTTTACAGAGGAAAATTATCTGaag ctgAAGACAATATGAACGTGCAGCTTCGTGAAATTACCGTTACTGCAAGGGATGGGCGCGTATCTCAATTGGATCAAGTTTATATTAGAGGTTCACATGTTAGATTCTTTATTGTGCCGGATATGTTAAAGAATGCTCCAATGTTTAAGAAGATCGGTCCGAATGCTATGAAAGGTAGAGGTATAGGAATGGGTAGAGGTAAAGCTACTGTCGCGAGAGCTCAAG ctcGTGGCGGAAGAGGAAGAGCAGGATTCCGTGGTGTAACTCGTGGCCGTGGACGTTCCCAATAA
- a CDS encoding Homospermidine synthase 1, with amino-acid sequence MAEPKGEAAKPEVGKAVGIDLGTTYSCVGVWQNDRVEIIANDQGNRTTPSYVAFTDTERLIGDAAKNQVAMNPHNTVFDAKRLIGRNFNDQDVQSDMKHWPFKVLNKNGKPYIQVEYKGEKKEFTPEEISSMVLIKMKETAEAFLGTVVKNAVITVPAYFNDSQRQATKDAGLISGLNVLRIINEPTAAAIAYGLDKKATGERNVLIFDLGGGTFDVSLLTIEEGIFEVKATAGDTHLGGEDFDNRLVNHFVQEFKRKFKKDISSNARAVRRLRTACERAKRTLSASAQTSIEIDSLFEGVDFYTTLTRARFEELNQDLFRSTMEPVEKVLRDSKIDKSQVHEIVLVGGSTRIPKIQKMVSEFFNGKEPNKSINPDEAVAYGAAVQAAILSGDTSEKTQDLLLLDVAALSLGIETAGGVMTPLIKRNTTVPTKKSEIFSTYSDNQPGVLIQVYEGERTRTRDNNLLGKFELTGIPPAPRGVPQIEVTFDIDANGILNVSAVDKTTGRSNKITITNDKGRLSKEEIERMVAEAEKYKADDEKVAQRIQSRNGLESYAYNLRNTLQDEKISGKLEPADKKKLEDAIQDSITWLENNQEAEKEEYDHKQKSLEEVANPIMMKLYGGAGGAPPGAGGFPPGGFPGGAPGGAPADDNAGPTIEEVD; translated from the exons atggcAGAACCAAAAGGTGAAGCAGCAAAACCTGAAGTAGGAAAAGCTG tTGGTATTGATTTAGGAACGACCTACTCCTGTGTAGGTGTTTGGCAGAATGACAGAGTTGAAATTATTGCTAATGACCAGGGTAATCGTACAACACCGTCATATGTTGCTTTCACTGATACAGAACGTCTTATCGGTGATGCGGCCAAAAATCAAGTAGCGATGAATCCTCATAATACCGTCTTTGATGCTAAACGTCTCATTGGGCGTAATTTCAATGATCAGGATGTTCAGTCCGATATGAAG CACTGGCCGTTCAAAGTCCTTAATAAGAATGGGAAACCATACATCCAAGTCGAATATAAAGGCGAAAAGAAAGAATTCACGCCTGAGGAAATTTCATCCATGgtattgataaaaatgaaagaaaccGCGGAGGCTTTCCTTGGTACAGTGGTCAAAAATGCCGTAATCACAGTACCAGCTTACTTTAACGATTCTCAACGTCAAGCAACTAAAGATGCCGGTTTAATTTCTGGTTTGAACGTTCTTCGTATTATCAATGAGCCGACTGCGGCAGCTATCGCTTACGGTTTGGACAAGAAAGCCACCGGAGAACGAAACGTTTTAATCTTTGATTTGGGTGGTGGTACTTTTGACGTTTCCCTCTTAACTATTGAAGAAGGAATTTTTGAAGTAAAAGCCACTGCTGGTGACACCCATCTTGGTGGTGAAGATTTCGATAATCGTCTTGTTAACCATTTCGTTCAAGAATTCAAGCGTAAATTTAAGAAAGATATTTCAAGCAATGCGCGTGCTGTCCGTCGTTTAAGAACTGCTTGTGAACGCGCAAAACGTACACTATCGGCATCAGCACAGACTTCCATAGAGATTGATTCCCTTTTCGAAGGTGTCGACTTCTACACTACATTGACGCGTGCCAGATTCGAAGAATTGAACCAGGATTTATTCCGATCTACAATGGAACCTGTCGAGAAAGTGCTTCGTGAttctaaaattgataaaagtCAGGTTCATGAAATCGTCTTAGTCGGTGGTTCAACACGTATTCCTAAGATTCAAAAGATGGTATCTGAGTTCTTCAATGGCAAAGAACCAAACAAATCCATAAATCCTGATGAAGCCGTCGCTTATGGTGCCGCCGTACAAGCTGCTATTTTATCTGGTGATACTTCAGAAAAGACTCAAGATTTACTTTTACTCGACGTCGCTGCTTTATCTCTTGGTATCGAGACTGCCGGTGGTGTTATGACACCGCTTATTAAGCGTAACACCACAGTACCCACAAAGAAATCTGAAATTTTCTCCACATATTCCGATAATCAGCCTGGTGTGCTTATTCAAGTATATGAAGGTGAACGTACCCGAACAAGAGATAACAACTTGCTCGGAAAATTCGAATTAACCGGAATTCCTCCAGCACCAAGAGGTGTTCCACAGATTGAAGTTACCTTTGATATTGACGCAAACGGTATATTAAAC GTTTCTGCTGTTGATAAAACAACTGGTAGATCAAATAAGATTACCATCACTAATGACAAAGGACGATTGTCGAAAGAAGAAATCGAACGCATGG TTGCCGAAGCCGAGAAATATAAAGCAGATGACGAGAAAGTTGCACAAAGAATACAGTCACGAAATGGCTTGGAAAGTTATGCATATAACTTACGCAACACACTTCAA GACGAGAAAATTTCTGGTAAACTCGAACCAGCAGATAAGAAAAAACTTGAAGATGCAATTCAAGATTCAATTACATGGCTTGAGAATAACCAGGAAGCAGAGAAAGAAGAATATGATCATAAACAGAAATCACTCGAAGAAGTTGCCAACCCAATAATGATGAAACTTTACGGTGGTGCAGGTGGAGCCCCACCAGGCGCCGGAGGTTTCCCACCAGGCGGTTTCCCAGGTGGTGCACCGGGTGGTGCACCCGCTGATGACAATGCAGG aCCAACAATTGAAGAAGTTGATTAA
- a CDS encoding uncharacterized protein (MEROPS:MER1102827) has protein sequence MSSGQTISKNISEIIARYAPISLGADLSNFTDNEKSAISKLVSVGKLIDRLFLRQKWKGNESLLNQLLSANPRDENAILFFNLMKGPWDRVNGWVLPYPPNLPEVKPPGGNFYPEDMTKGEFNSWIEKLSSDDKKRAKGFYHTVKRHEDTGELYLNPYSIEYKDLLNDASDILKECAKLVENESLSEFLKSRAEAFLSNNYLDSEVDWLNINKESKIEVTVGPYEVYTDELFSSKSAFEFYVHARDFQSSKMLEKFSGSLQDVENHLPIPDEYKNKDLKVTPIVVVNQLYASGDVAVPMTAAYNLPNDEEAVKRGGSKLIIIKNVQEGKYQKILDPIAQLTVAHDQLQYLSFDAFFTHILLHEVAHSNGPHYIIGTDHETVRSRLQEYHSAIEEAKADITGLFAAELLLKKGVLTAPSLEQFYVSYLASAFRSIRFGINEAHGLGQCIQLNYILEEGGFEYDEQTKRFSVNFSKVPIAVSNLTRDILLMQGDGDKARVEQFISKYGKVRDIVEESLKRLENAKIPIDVRPIYKIEAENLL, from the exons atgtctTCTGGCCAAACTATTTCAAAGAATATTAGTGAAATCATTGCTAGATATGCTCCAATTTCATTAGGAGCGGATTTATCTAATTTTACAGATAATGAAAAATCTGCAATAAGTAAATTGGTTTCAGTtggaaaattaattgatag actTTTTCTTCGTCAAAAATGGAAGGGAAATGAATCcctattaaatcaattattatccGCAAATCCACGTGATGAAAATGCCATCTTGttctttaatttaatgaaaggACCATGGGATAGAGTTAATGGATGGGTGTTGCCGTATCCACCAAATCTTCCTGAAGTTAAACCGCCCGGAGGAAATTTTTATCCTGAGGATATGACAAAAGGAGAATTTAATAGTTGGattgaaaaattatcatcGGACGATAAAAAACGTGCTAAAGGATTTTATCATACGGTTAAAAGACATGAAGACACTggtgaattatatttaaatcctTATTCAATTGAATATAAAGATCTATTGAATGATGCATCTGATATTTTGAAAGAATGTGCTAAATTAGTTGAAAATGAATCATTaagtgaatttttaaaaagtagaGCTGAAGCTTTcttaagtaataattatttagatagtGAAGTTGATTggcttaatattaataaagaaagtaaaatcGAAG TTACTGTTGGACCTTATGAAGTATATACAGATGAGCTATTCTCTTCGAAAAGTGCGTTTGAATTTTATGTTCACGCGCGTGATTTTCAATCATCTAAAATGTTGGAAAAATTCTCTGGGAGTTTACAAGATGTGGAAAATCATTTACCTATTCCTGATGAATACAAGAATAAAGACTTGAAGGTTACTCCAATTGTTGTAGTTAATCAGTTATACGCTTCTGGGGATGTTGCAGTGCCTATGACTGCTGCTTATAATCTTCCAAATgat gaAGAAGCAGTTAAACGTGGAGGTAGCAAGTTGATTATCATTAAAAACGTTCAAGAAG gaaAATATCAAAAGATTTTGGATCCAATTGCTCAATTAACAGTCGCTCATGATCAACTTCAATATTTGAGCTTTGAcgcgtttttt ACCCATATTCTTCTTCACGAAGTTGCTCACTCCAACGGGCCTCATTACATTATTGGAACAGATCATGAAACTGTTCGATCAAGATTACAAGAATATCATTCTGCTATCGAAGAAGCTAAAGctg ATATAACCGGATTATTTGCAGCGGAGCTTTTACTCAAAAAAGGAGTTTTAACCGCACCGTCTCTTGAACAGTTTTACGTGTCTTACCTTGCATCTGCCTTTAGATCGATTCGGTTTGGTATTAATGAG GCTCACGGATTAGGTCAAtgtattcaattaaattatatattagaagaaGGAGGATTTGAATATGACGAACAAACAAAAAGATTCTCCGTTAATTTCTCTAAAGTGCCTATAGCTGTTTCAAATTTAACGAGAGATATTTTACTTATGCAAGGAGACGGTGATAAAGCACGTGTTGaacaatttatttcaaaatatggCAAAGTTCGTGATATTGTAGAAGAATCTTTAAAAAGATTAG aaaatgcAAAAATACCAATTGATGTTAGAcctatttataaaattgaagccgaaaatttattatga